The Spirosoma radiotolerans genome has a window encoding:
- the preA gene encoding NAD-dependent dihydropyrimidine dehydrogenase subunit PreA: protein MADLSANFLGIKSPNPFWLASAPPTDKQYNVLRAFEAGWGGVVWKTLGSQVKNVSSRYSAIDYGGTKMMGFNNIELISDRPLAINLREIAECVRLFPDRAMIVSLMADNSRAKWHELIAQVEDTGAHGLELNFGCPHGMTERGMGAAVGQDPEIAKMVVEWVMEKATIPVITKLTPNVHSVVPTGRATVEGGTHALSLINTIQSVTGVDLDTLVPNPYVAGKSVYGGYCGPAVKPIALKMLTTIAQDPITSRVPISGIGGVSTWKDAVEFLLLGASNVQVCTAVMKHGFRIVEDMCDGMNNWMDEKGFKTLDDFIGKSVPTITHWEDLDINYHIVAKINQDKCIHCGLCYIACEDTSHQAINLSYGNPYNTYSIKEDECVGCNLCKLVCPVDSCITMVEQRKGDEYVNWKEFQRRGLPLNDH from the coding sequence ATGGCAGATCTAAGCGCTAACTTCCTCGGTATCAAATCACCCAACCCATTCTGGCTGGCGAGTGCCCCACCAACGGATAAACAGTATAATGTATTACGGGCGTTCGAAGCCGGTTGGGGGGGCGTCGTCTGGAAAACGCTGGGTAGCCAGGTAAAGAACGTATCGTCCCGGTATTCGGCCATTGATTATGGTGGTACGAAAATGATGGGCTTCAACAACATTGAACTCATTTCGGACCGTCCGTTGGCCATTAACCTTCGCGAAATTGCCGAATGTGTTCGCCTGTTTCCCGACCGGGCCATGATTGTATCGCTGATGGCCGATAACTCGCGCGCGAAATGGCACGAACTCATTGCGCAGGTAGAAGATACGGGCGCTCACGGTCTTGAGCTCAACTTTGGCTGTCCGCACGGCATGACCGAACGCGGCATGGGGGCGGCCGTTGGTCAGGACCCGGAGATTGCCAAAATGGTGGTCGAATGGGTAATGGAAAAAGCAACGATCCCGGTGATCACCAAACTGACGCCCAATGTTCATTCGGTTGTGCCCACGGGCCGGGCCACCGTTGAGGGGGGAACGCATGCGCTCTCCCTGATCAACACAATTCAGTCGGTAACGGGTGTCGATCTGGATACGTTGGTACCCAACCCGTATGTGGCGGGCAAGTCGGTGTATGGTGGCTATTGCGGCCCTGCCGTGAAGCCCATTGCCCTAAAAATGCTGACCACCATCGCCCAGGACCCTATTACGTCCCGCGTGCCGATTTCGGGCATTGGGGGCGTCAGCACCTGGAAAGATGCCGTTGAGTTTCTACTCCTGGGTGCTTCAAACGTGCAGGTTTGTACGGCCGTCATGAAACACGGGTTTCGGATCGTGGAAGACATGTGCGATGGCATGAATAACTGGATGGACGAAAAAGGCTTTAAAACCCTCGACGATTTCATCGGTAAATCGGTGCCGACTATCACGCATTGGGAAGACCTGGACATCAATTACCACATCGTCGCGAAGATAAATCAGGACAAGTGTATTCACTGCGGCTTGTGCTATATCGCCTGCGAAGACACCTCGCATCAGGCGATTAATCTGTCATACGGTAACCCCTACAACACCTATTCGATTAAAGAAGATGAATGTGTCGGTTGTAATTTGTGTAAACTGGTCTGTCCGGTTGATAGTTGCATTACGATGGTGGAGCAGCGAAAAGGAGATGAATATGTCAACTGGAAAGAGTTTCAGCGCCGTGGCCTACCGCTAAATGACCACTAG